The Vanessa atalanta chromosome 7, ilVanAtal1.2, whole genome shotgun sequence genomic interval atacaatatttagatGACTTCCACGCCTACGTTGGCTCCCACTGTAGCCGAACGTCTCGCAGGTGTATAGATTGCAACTGGCGGTTCAAAACACTGCAGCCTTCATTTATAAAGTATGTGTCGTCATATCGATTAAGTTTCAATAAATGGTTGTGTACTTCCACTCcacgtataatttttattttgattccgAATAGTGAATGTTGCCAAAAAAGATAATATGTCATTTTGGTGTTGTAACTTTgtagaacatatatttttagtaacctataattattgatttcgTACTACGTTACGAAAAGTATGAaagattactatttttattcaagtttaattgtagtgttattattacataactaaagaaaaaaaatcattagatataaaattaaagacgtCTTTTATCGACTtaggaaataataatagatccttaatagtaaaaagtaaaaaagccTTTTCGTAAAAAAGTGTTTcgttttcggttttttttttaaattgtataattttagtatctgtaaaaaatatgtgtataatgagaattattacacattgagaTCTAtaagctattatatatatattgttagtgGTGCACATGTATATCTGTATTCTTTAACCAGTTTGTAGTTATCTGTGTAAGGTGTTTCAATTTGACAGATGACACaagataatttgtttttgatgtggttgataaatttataagattgATTAGAATATTGCTTAACTAAAACAGTAAAACCATGTTTTCATTGAATAATCACTTAGAATTGAGACGAGTGACTATATCCAGTTTAGTAACGTGCATTTATTTACCAAGTATTGTCACCGTCATTTCGTATAAAGGATTATTATACTCAGTGGGAAATGCCTCTTCGCTCTATGTTTTAGTGCTTATATTCGTCGcggaattaataaaatcattttaccTGAACTCTAATAATGATCTTCAAGTCAAGAAAAAAGCGAGCAAAAGTCGAGTCGGTGATATTGTTAAATCAATTGTTTTTCTACTGGGAGTAAAGTTTTGCTTTTTTATCGGAATTATATTATTCGGAGCACCGGTGTTAGAATACCATGAAGAAACATTAATCTTATCGAGTTTATTAACTCTACTAACAGTATTTCCCCTGATCGCCCATACTGGGGTGGAACTAGCAGTACAATTATTGTTTGGTGTGAAAACCTTCTCCCGGGACACTATCATAGCCATGTTAGTGAACAACGCATTGTTGACAGTATGCGGGGCGTGGCTCGGCGCAGTCGTTATTCCCTTGGACTGGAACACGCCCTGGCAACAGTGGCCAATACCATGTTATCTTGGAGCAATCGGTGGCTATCTGCTATCTAATGTTCTCACTGTGACTAAAGTTACGTTGATGTCAGCGGCCAATAAGCATCCATTCCTTGGCATATTTGTGAATATGATGAACAGACTTCATAtttctaagtaattttatatgtagaaatattgcatttttttattaaaattattgaaagtatttataaaataataaatgattgttaaacaaataccaacagtttttaattttttaatgcaaaCTTACAAGTCCTTGATTTAAGTTGGTTGTATTTTCAGTTTTTCTATAATTAGAATGGCAAATAAAACTCATATgtagtaaattaataactttatttgtgtttgttaaatatgtacatagcctaatctttttataaaatatgaaacttaaCTGATTTTATCATcacattgtttaaataactcCTAAATTAGCATTATAATACAAAGTTTATGCCAACTCTCATTCACATTCAATTTGACAACAATATACTCTGCTAACAAAGAATA includes:
- the LOC125065239 gene encoding phosphatidylinositol-glycan biosynthesis class F protein, which encodes MFSLNNHLELRRVTISSLVTCIYLPSIVTVISYKGLLYSVGNASSLYVLVLIFVAELIKSFYLNSNNDLQVKKKASKSRVGDIVKSIVFLLGVKFCFFIGIILFGAPVLEYHEETLILSSLLTLLTVFPLIAHTGVELAVQLLFGVKTFSRDTIIAMLVNNALLTVCGAWLGAVVIPLDWNTPWQQWPIPCYLGAIGGYLLSNVLTVTKVTLMSAANKHPFLGIFVNMMNRLHISK